The following proteins are encoded in a genomic region of Deltaproteobacteria bacterium:
- a CDS encoding HDIG domain-containing protein, producing the protein MPTKKIDRSILTPVNKRKPSRKKETDASRGTTKGHGARGGSMWVRSEAKRWYILLSLSVIISILLFPSVLTPPKAYELGDVAGRDIKASRDFLVENLELTDKNRQEAFREVLPVYDFDPTGTDMAAKINKAFESGREYLAKSIELSYAYDSGSLASEKALSDHLETTKAFKSRFFEILDIPFDEKSIDILMKTDFPSEAEKALATLTTNLFQTGIVGDNQMLVKQSAKGIVLHDIHDGKETTVTDLNRFHDLKSAGEFIESRGKVLTRDITPRELAQTVMRLATSLIKPNLTFNNRETALRKEHARESVKPFYFKVKKGEMLIREGERITPEHLIKLSEQYKLLKQKEMLGRVPAMAILIACLLSSMYMAGLLSRRSSGPEEKDLVFQGTTLLLVFLVVIAFNFVAFEIARGYSFFSPKALLFAVPVASGAMLISIFHGIGVAASFSLIISALACLVIDGRMEFFVYFFVGSLVAAYGVRQYRERGVFIRAGLKVGVANIILALSIEGLYGSFFSLEALVAFCSALLGGVLVGVVATGILPLIEMTFSYTTDIKLLELANLDQPLLRELMVQAPGTYHHSVIVSNMVEASARAVNANPLLAKVAAYYHDIGKIKKPLYFIENQGGRMNKHEKLAPSMSSLILISHVKDGVELARQYRLGKEIIDIIRQHHGTSLITYFYEKAREQAEKKGGKCLLVEEADFRYPGPKPQTKEAGLVMLADVVEAASKTLVDPTPARIQGMVQKMVNKIFSDGQLDECELTLKDLHEIAKSFNKTLSGIFHHRVEYPEPATRIVAVRDREAAAEPRESVPKKGKNGDTDSVSPGTSRIEKKGDQGQVGEGLKRLGLS; encoded by the coding sequence ATGCCAACAAAGAAAATTGACAGATCCATATTGACGCCCGTGAATAAGAGAAAACCGTCAAGGAAAAAGGAAACGGACGCGTCCCGTGGGACGACAAAGGGGCACGGCGCCAGGGGGGGGAGCATGTGGGTTCGATCCGAGGCCAAGCGCTGGTATATCCTGCTGAGTCTGAGCGTCATCATATCCATTCTCCTGTTTCCCAGTGTTCTGACGCCACCCAAGGCATACGAATTAGGGGATGTGGCCGGTCGCGATATCAAGGCATCCCGGGATTTTCTCGTCGAAAACCTGGAACTGACGGACAAGAACCGGCAAGAGGCATTCCGGGAGGTGCTCCCTGTCTACGATTTTGATCCCACCGGAACGGATATGGCAGCCAAGATAAACAAGGCCTTTGAGTCCGGAAGGGAATATCTGGCCAAATCCATCGAACTTTCCTACGCCTATGACAGCGGGTCCCTTGCATCGGAAAAGGCGCTCTCTGATCATCTGGAGACTACGAAAGCCTTTAAAAGCCGGTTTTTCGAGATTCTTGATATCCCTTTTGACGAAAAGTCGATCGATATTTTAATGAAAACCGACTTCCCTTCGGAGGCGGAAAAGGCGCTTGCCACATTGACCACCAATCTCTTTCAAACCGGGATCGTCGGCGATAACCAGATGCTGGTGAAACAGAGCGCCAAAGGGATTGTCCTGCATGACATCCACGATGGGAAAGAGACCACTGTTACGGATCTTAACCGATTCCACGACCTCAAGTCGGCCGGGGAATTTATCGAAAGCCGGGGGAAGGTTCTCACCCGGGATATCACACCGAGAGAACTGGCCCAGACAGTAATGAGACTCGCCACCAGTCTGATAAAACCCAACCTCACTTTTAATAATCGGGAAACCGCCTTGAGAAAGGAGCATGCGCGAGAGTCGGTCAAGCCCTTCTATTTCAAGGTGAAAAAGGGCGAGATGTTGATCCGGGAAGGCGAACGGATTACCCCTGAACACCTGATCAAGCTGAGCGAACAATATAAGTTATTGAAACAGAAGGAGATGTTGGGGAGAGTGCCTGCCATGGCCATCCTCATTGCATGTCTCCTCTCGTCCATGTACATGGCGGGCCTCCTCAGCCGTCGATCTTCCGGTCCAGAGGAAAAGGACCTGGTATTTCAAGGGACAACCCTTCTGCTCGTCTTCTTGGTGGTAATTGCATTCAATTTTGTGGCCTTTGAAATCGCCAGAGGATACAGTTTCTTTTCTCCCAAGGCCTTGCTCTTTGCCGTTCCGGTGGCCAGCGGCGCCATGCTCATATCGATCTTCCATGGCATCGGCGTAGCCGCCAGTTTTTCTCTCATTATCTCGGCCCTTGCCTGCCTGGTGATAGATGGACGGATGGAATTTTTTGTCTATTTTTTTGTAGGGTCCCTGGTTGCGGCATACGGCGTGAGACAATATCGGGAAAGGGGGGTCTTTATCAGGGCCGGGCTCAAGGTCGGTGTGGCCAACATAATTCTGGCCCTTTCCATCGAGGGGTTATACGGGTCATTCTTTTCCCTTGAGGCGCTTGTTGCATTCTGTTCAGCCCTTCTTGGAGGCGTTTTGGTGGGGGTGGTGGCCACGGGGATCCTTCCGTTGATAGAAATGACTTTCAGCTACACCACGGATATTAAACTCCTCGAACTGGCGAATCTGGACCAGCCGCTGTTGCGGGAACTCATGGTCCAGGCCCCGGGTACCTATCATCACAGCGTGATCGTGAGCAACATGGTGGAGGCATCCGCCAGGGCAGTCAATGCCAATCCCCTCCTTGCAAAGGTGGCTGCCTATTATCATGATATCGGAAAGATAAAGAAGCCCCTCTATTTTATCGAAAATCAGGGAGGCCGGATGAACAAGCATGAAAAGCTGGCCCCTTCCATGAGCAGTCTGATTCTCATCTCCCATGTCAAGGACGGCGTCGAATTGGCAAGGCAGTATCGATTGGGAAAGGAGATCATCGATATTATCAGACAGCACCACGGCACGTCCCTGATCACCTATTTCTACGAAAAGGCCAGGGAACAGGCCGAAAAAAAAGGCGGAAAATGTCTTCTGGTGGAAGAGGCGGATTTCCGGTATCCAGGACCCAAGCCCCAGACCAAAGAGGCCGGGCTGGTCATGCTTGCGGACGTTGTGGAGGCGGCATCCAAGACGCTGGTGGATCCCACCCCGGCACGGATCCAGGGGATGGTCCAGAAGATGGTCAATAAGATTTTTTCCGATGGTCAGTTGGATGAATGTGAACTGACCCTGAAGGATCTTCACGAGATCGCCAAGAGCTTCAACAAGACCCTCAGCGGAATTTTCCACCATCGCGTTGAATACCCTGAACCCGCTACAAGAATCGTGGCGGTCCGCGACCGTGAAGCCGCCGCGGAACCAAGGGAATCGGTCCCCAAAAAGGGAAAAAATGGAGATACGGATTCAGTCTCACCGGGAACTTCCCGGATTGAAAAAAAGGGAGATCAAGGCCAAGTTGGCGAAGGTCTTAAGCGACTTGGGTTGTCATGA
- the ybeY gene encoding rRNA maturation RNase YbeY, producing the protein MEIRIQSHRELPGLKKREIKAKLAKVLSDLGCHDKELSVLFTDDRRISELNLQYMGRTGPTNVLAFPMADPGTSGQPYDFITELLGDVVISVDTAQREAGEYGESLEQTIDRLLIHGILHLLGHDHIGSEEQAVLMEKEEERLMALVGGGK; encoded by the coding sequence ATGGAGATACGGATTCAGTCTCACCGGGAACTTCCCGGATTGAAAAAAAGGGAGATCAAGGCCAAGTTGGCGAAGGTCTTAAGCGACTTGGGTTGTCATGACAAGGAACTGAGCGTCCTCTTCACCGATGACCGCCGCATATCAGAGCTCAATCTTCAATATATGGGGAGAACCGGGCCGACAAATGTCCTGGCGTTCCCCATGGCGGATCCCGGTACATCGGGCCAACCATATGATTTTATAACAGAATTGTTAGGGGACGTGGTCATATCCGTGGATACCGCGCAAAGAGAGGCGGGGGAATACGGGGAGTCTTTGGAACAGACGATCGACCGGCTGCTCATCCACGGGATTCTGCACCTTTTAGGCCATGACCACATCGGTTCCGAGGAGCAGGCGGTTCTCATGGAGAAAGAAGAGGAACGGTTGATGGCATTAGTAGGGGGAGGGAAATAA
- a CDS encoding pyridoxine 5'-phosphate synthase — MARLAVNVDHVATVRQARGGDAPDPVLAAGLAELAGAEGIICHLREDRRHINDRDLRLLRETVKTRLNMEMAAVEEIVDIALDVKPDLVTLVPEKREELTTEGGLDVRARPGHYNNMVRRLKGAGIRVSFFIDPDPEQIKAAHQCGADIIEVHTGHYSEARSEPEAVEQFGRIARAVESAATLNLDISAGHGLDYVNVKRFKDLSHIQEYSIGHSIVAMAVLIGFEQAVRKMIDLVKYY, encoded by the coding sequence ATGGCACGGTTAGCGGTGAATGTGGATCATGTCGCCACGGTGCGCCAGGCCAGGGGAGGCGACGCGCCTGACCCGGTCCTTGCGGCAGGTCTGGCTGAACTGGCAGGCGCCGAGGGCATCATCTGCCATCTCAGGGAAGACCGGCGGCACATCAACGACAGGGACCTGAGACTCCTGCGGGAGACAGTGAAGACCCGGCTGAACATGGAGATGGCCGCTGTCGAGGAGATCGTGGATATCGCACTGGATGTCAAGCCGGATCTGGTCACCCTGGTCCCCGAGAAGAGGGAGGAGCTTACCACCGAAGGGGGACTTGACGTCAGGGCCCGGCCGGGTCATTACAACAATATGGTCCGACGTCTCAAGGGGGCGGGCATCCGGGTCAGCTTTTTTATTGATCCCGATCCTGAGCAGATCAAGGCGGCCCACCAGTGCGGGGCGGATATTATAGAGGTCCACACAGGTCACTATTCAGAGGCGCGATCCGAACCGGAGGCCGTGGAACAGTTTGGCCGAATTGCCCGGGCCGTTGAATCGGCCGCAACCCTGAACCTCGACATCAGCGCCGGGCACGGGCTTGATTATGTAAATGTAAAACGATTCAAGGACCTGTCCCATATCCAGGAATACAGCATCGGACACAGCATCGTGGCCATGGCGGTCCTGATCGGTTTTGAACAGGCGGTCCGGAAGATGATCGATCTGGTCAAGTATTATTAG
- the acpS gene encoding holo-ACP synthase — MIYGTGVDLVSIRRMEKVLLTWGDRFIKRVFTDQEARICRRRPAPHAAFALRFAAKEAFSKALGLGMRRGIRWRDIEVFNDPSGKPGLRLFGVAAETCREKGITGIHLSLSDDGDYGIAMVVMERGA; from the coding sequence ATGATTTATGGAACCGGCGTAGATCTGGTGAGCATCCGGAGGATGGAGAAGGTGCTTCTCACCTGGGGAGACAGATTTATCAAACGGGTATTTACAGACCAGGAGGCCCGAATCTGCCGCCGACGACCCGCTCCCCACGCCGCCTTCGCGCTTCGGTTCGCTGCCAAGGAGGCGTTCTCAAAGGCCTTGGGCCTGGGTATGCGAAGGGGGATCCGCTGGCGGGATATCGAGGTGTTCAACGATCCTTCGGGAAAACCCGGCCTGAGGCTTTTCGGGGTGGCCGCGGAGACCTGCCGGGAGAAAGGGATAACCGGCATTCACCTGAGTCTTTCAGACGATGGGGATTACGGCATTGCCATGGTGGTGATGGAAAGGGGGGCATGA
- a CDS encoding CBS domain-containing protein — protein sequence MLNASDIMTTEVITVKKETSLKELAGILYNNHINGVPVVVDDGSLIGIICESDLIRKDRKLHIPTVVTLFDAVIYLENPKNIEKEFQRVSAATVADLYTKKPVTVDEKAPIDEIATLMTQKKIYTIPVMDGNRLVGIIGKADLIRTIAG from the coding sequence ATGTTAAATGCCAGCGATATTATGACGACAGAGGTGATTACCGTCAAAAAGGAGACCTCCCTGAAAGAGTTGGCGGGGATCCTTTACAACAACCACATCAACGGGGTCCCCGTAGTCGTCGACGACGGGTCGCTTATCGGGATCATCTGTGAAAGCGACCTGATCCGCAAAGACAGGAAACTCCACATCCCTACCGTGGTGACCCTCTTCGATGCGGTTATCTATCTTGAAAACCCGAAGAATATCGAAAAAGAGTTCCAACGGGTCAGCGCCGCCACGGTCGCAGATCTATACACCAAGAAGCCCGTCACCGTAGATGAAAAGGCCCCTATCGATGAAATCGCCACCCTCATGACCCAGAAGAAGATCTACACCATCCCGGTCATGGATGGAAATCGCCTGGTCGGGATTATCGGCAAGGCAGACCTGATAAGGACGATTGCGGGGTGA
- the tsaE gene encoding tRNA (adenosine(37)-N6)-threonylcarbamoyltransferase complex ATPase subunit type 1 TsaE, translating into MNGDSVTCRTSSGEETVCLGRRLGAHLQEGDVIALAGDLGSGKTWFTKGLALGLGVSPDQVVTSPTFALMNAYEGRCMLFHMDVYRLETAADFLNAGLDEYLHGNGVSVMEWADRWPEILPERHLKVRIKILDEHSREITLSGHHPEAVSILRAVKKEVR; encoded by the coding sequence GTGAATGGGGATTCCGTCACCTGCCGGACATCTTCCGGTGAGGAGACCGTCTGCCTGGGCCGGCGATTGGGCGCACACCTGCAAGAGGGAGATGTGATCGCCCTTGCCGGGGACCTGGGGAGTGGAAAAACGTGGTTTACCAAGGGGCTGGCCTTGGGGCTGGGGGTTTCGCCTGACCAGGTGGTCACCAGTCCCACCTTTGCCCTCATGAACGCGTATGAGGGCAGGTGTATGCTGTTTCATATGGATGTCTATCGCCTGGAAACGGCCGCTGATTTCTTGAATGCCGGTCTTGATGAATATCTGCATGGAAACGGTGTTTCAGTGATGGAGTGGGCCGATCGCTGGCCCGAAATCCTCCCCGAAAGACATTTGAAGGTCCGGATTAAAATTCTGGACGAGCACTCCCGCGAAATTACGCTTTCCGGACACCATCCGGAGGCGGTGAGCATTCTGAGAGCGGTGAAAAAGGAGGTAAGATAA
- a CDS encoding aspartate kinase has translation MALIVQKYGGTSVGSIEKIRAVAERVIRVAEEGNQMVVVLSAMAGQTDGLIRLAHELTEDPDPRELDVLMSTGEQVSVALFAMAVKSMGHDARSLLGFQVAIRTDDLFGKARIHDIKTERIARDLEDGRIITVAGFQGIDDHGDITTLGRGGSDTTAVALAAALKADVCEIYTDVDGVYTTDPNVCPKAKKMDFIAYEEMLEMASLGAKVLEIRSVEFAKKFGVPIHVRSTFTDERGTMVVAETKDMERVAVSGVAYNKNEARVTIRKVPDQPGIASRIFDPVFKAGIVVDMIVQNTSQDGMTDLTFTVPKTDFYKTMKLVSEVAAGIGAERVLGDEDIAKVSIIGVGMRTHAGVAKKMFATLAQENINIMMISTSEIKISCVIEEKYTELAVRVLHRAFGLDVENK, from the coding sequence ATGGCACTCATTGTTCAGAAGTACGGCGGAACCTCGGTGGGCAGCATTGAAAAAATCCGTGCGGTCGCCGAGAGGGTGATCCGGGTCGCCGAGGAGGGCAACCAGATGGTGGTGGTCCTGTCGGCCATGGCCGGTCAAACCGACGGGCTCATCCGGCTGGCCCACGAATTGACCGAGGACCCGGATCCGAGGGAGTTGGATGTCCTCATGTCCACAGGGGAGCAGGTGAGTGTGGCCCTCTTTGCAATGGCTGTAAAATCGATGGGCCATGATGCGCGTTCCCTCCTCGGGTTCCAGGTGGCGATCCGCACCGATGATCTGTTCGGGAAGGCGCGGATCCACGATATTAAAACGGAACGGATTGCCCGGGACCTGGAAGACGGCAGGATCATAACGGTGGCGGGGTTCCAGGGTATCGATGATCATGGAGACATTACCACGCTGGGACGAGGCGGGTCCGACACCACGGCCGTTGCCCTGGCCGCAGCCTTGAAAGCGGATGTCTGCGAGATCTATACGGATGTCGACGGCGTTTATACCACAGATCCCAACGTCTGCCCGAAGGCCAAAAAAATGGATTTCATCGCCTACGAAGAGATGCTGGAGATGGCCAGCCTGGGGGCCAAGGTCCTTGAAATCCGATCGGTTGAATTTGCAAAAAAATTCGGCGTGCCGATTCATGTGAGATCAACATTTACCGATGAAAGGGGTACCATGGTGGTTGCGGAGACAAAGGATATGGAGAGGGTCGCGGTATCGGGGGTTGCCTACAACAAGAATGAGGCACGGGTGACCATCCGCAAGGTGCCGGATCAGCCGGGGATCGCCTCCCGGATATTTGATCCTGTTTTCAAGGCCGGCATCGTAGTGGACATGATCGTTCAGAATACGAGCCAGGACGGGATGACCGACCTGACGTTTACCGTTCCCAAGACCGACTTCTACAAGACCATGAAGCTGGTCAGCGAGGTGGCCGCGGGAATCGGCGCAGAACGGGTCTTGGGTGATGAAGATATTGCCAAGGTCTCCATTATCGGCGTGGGGATGCGGACGCACGCCGGGGTCGCCAAAAAGATGTTTGCGACCCTGGCCCAGGAGAATATCAATATCATGATGATCAGCACCTCCGAGATAAAGATATCCTGTGTTATTGAAGAGAAGTACACGGAATTGGCGGTGCGGGTCCTCCACAGGGCCTTTGGTCTGGACGTGGAAAACAAATAA
- the tsaD gene encoding tRNA (adenosine(37)-N6)-threonylcarbamoyltransferase complex transferase subunit TsaD translates to MIILGIDTSCDDTSAGVVIDGKSVLSNVVHSQVEVHHPHGGVVPELASREHTRNIMPVVEEALSKAGIQLDDLDGVAVTVGPGLVGALLVGLYYAKGLAYVLNIPLAAVNHLEGHILSIFLEETPPPFPFVALTVSGGHTSLYHVEGFGRYVLMGQTLDDAAGEAFDKVAKISGLGYPGGVAIERMAGNGVCDRVLFPRAYMEKDSLDFSFSGLKTAVALYMKKWHEDGETHDQGTTLADIAASFQESVVDVLVHKLMAARRRTNAPSVVMAGGVACNQTLRERVSEAAAEEGVRVYFPRPEYCTDNGAMIAAAGYHRLLRGETADMSADVRSKFSIDNLPLPD, encoded by the coding sequence ATGATCATCCTAGGCATCGATACCTCCTGTGATGATACATCTGCCGGCGTGGTGATCGACGGAAAATCGGTCCTCTCCAATGTGGTCCATTCTCAGGTGGAGGTCCACCATCCCCACGGGGGTGTCGTCCCTGAACTGGCCTCCCGGGAACATACCCGGAACATCATGCCCGTGGTTGAGGAGGCCCTGTCGAAGGCCGGTATTCAATTGGACGACCTGGACGGCGTTGCGGTAACGGTCGGGCCGGGACTGGTGGGAGCACTTCTCGTAGGTCTTTATTATGCCAAAGGACTGGCGTATGTCCTAAATATCCCACTGGCAGCAGTCAACCACCTGGAAGGACACATCCTCTCCATCTTCCTGGAAGAGACCCCTCCCCCGTTTCCCTTTGTCGCCCTGACGGTCTCGGGCGGACATACCAGTTTATATCATGTGGAGGGATTTGGCCGCTATGTGCTGATGGGCCAGACCCTGGATGATGCCGCGGGCGAGGCATTCGACAAGGTCGCCAAGATCTCCGGTCTCGGCTATCCGGGCGGGGTGGCCATAGAACGAATGGCCGGAAACGGGGTCTGCGACAGGGTTCTGTTTCCCAGGGCGTATATGGAAAAAGACTCCCTTGACTTCAGTTTCAGCGGCCTCAAAACAGCGGTTGCCCTGTATATGAAAAAATGGCACGAAGATGGGGAAACGCACGATCAGGGAACAACCCTTGCCGACATTGCAGCCTCGTTCCAGGAATCGGTGGTGGACGTGCTGGTTCACAAACTAATGGCAGCGAGGAGGCGGACCAACGCCCCATCGGTTGTCATGGCAGGAGGCGTCGCATGCAACCAAACGCTCAGGGAGAGGGTGTCCGAAGCCGCGGCAGAGGAAGGGGTTCGGGTCTATTTTCCGAGGCCTGAATACTGCACCGACAACGGCGCCATGATTGCAGCGGCCGGCTATCATCGGCTGCTTCGAGGGGAGACCGCCGACATGTCCGCAGATGTGAGATCCAAGTTTTCGATAGACAACCTCCCTCTCCCGGATTGA
- a CDS encoding DUF2062 domain-containing protein, with amino-acid sequence MELKRQIRYYYLRFIRLRGEPHELALGMSFGIFAGMMPIMPVQMALAVALALVFKGSKITAALGTWISNPLNWYFLYYYSQKLGAYVLGIEGQQMGRFSSIMASVRLGEDAMVIAEKILAAGGLMIGSFLTGGLIMGIVTAIPSYFILLFIFKKIKAWRESRKGRKNWRVTDY; translated from the coding sequence TTGGAACTCAAAAGGCAGATCCGATATTATTATCTCAGATTCATCCGTCTAAGGGGAGAACCCCATGAACTGGCCCTTGGGATGAGCTTCGGCATCTTCGCCGGCATGATGCCGATTATGCCGGTTCAGATGGCCCTGGCTGTGGCCCTGGCCCTTGTGTTTAAGGGGAGCAAAATCACCGCGGCCCTCGGCACCTGGATCAGCAACCCGCTGAACTGGTATTTTCTATACTATTACAGCCAAAAACTGGGGGCGTATGTATTGGGCATAGAGGGACAGCAGATGGGGAGGTTTTCTTCCATCATGGCATCTGTCCGCCTGGGTGAGGACGCTATGGTGATCGCAGAGAAAATCTTGGCGGCCGGGGGACTCATGATTGGCTCCTTTCTCACAGGCGGTCTGATCATGGGAATCGTCACCGCAATCCCCTCCTACTTCATTCTCCTCTTTATCTTTAAAAAGATAAAGGCCTGGCGCGAATCGAGGAAGGGCAGGAAAAATTGGCGCGTCACAGATTATTGA
- the rsmA gene encoding 16S rRNA (adenine(1518)-N(6)/adenine(1519)-N(6))-dimethyltransferase RsmA: protein MARHRLLSRERSLQPDKRLGQHFLINAVIPDKIISSAGFRSSDVVLEIGPGQGALTLPLSRAVSSIVAVEKDIRLTDFLRKRLSASGITNVNLVCQDILRFDFDAIPLPPSEKIQVIGNLPYNISSPVLKKLIHHRDRLSRAVLMFQREVAERLTASPCTKNYGAMTLLIRYHARPTRLLEVPRNTFHPVPKVDSMVIELDFEQPYPSHGVGEDDFRKTVRWAFAHRRKTLLNSLKGYLPGRDPRVLLKQITGCGIDPARRAETLTMDEFLRLASILEVDKPETD, encoded by the coding sequence TTGGCGCGTCACAGATTATTGAGCCGGGAGAGATCTCTTCAGCCCGACAAGCGGCTGGGCCAGCATTTTCTTATTAATGCAGTCATCCCCGACAAAATCATCTCTTCAGCAGGCTTCCGATCGTCCGACGTGGTCCTGGAAATAGGTCCCGGACAGGGGGCCCTCACCCTCCCCCTTTCCAGGGCCGTTTCCAGCATCGTGGCCGTGGAAAAGGACATCCGCCTGACGGATTTTCTTCGAAAAAGGCTCTCCGCCTCGGGCATTACCAATGTAAATCTTGTCTGTCAGGATATCTTGAGATTCGATTTTGACGCGATCCCCCTCCCGCCTTCGGAAAAGATCCAGGTGATCGGCAATCTGCCGTACAACATCTCTTCTCCCGTACTGAAGAAACTGATACATCATCGTGACCGGCTGTCACGGGCGGTGCTCATGTTTCAGCGAGAGGTTGCCGAACGGCTGACCGCCTCCCCATGCACCAAGAATTATGGGGCCATGACCCTCCTGATTCGCTACCATGCCCGGCCCACGCGTCTGCTTGAGGTGCCGAGGAATACCTTCCATCCCGTTCCAAAGGTCGATTCAATGGTCATCGAACTCGATTTTGAGCAACCATATCCCAGTCACGGGGTCGGCGAAGACGATTTCAGGAAAACGGTAAGATGGGCCTTTGCCCACAGGAGGAAGACCCTGCTGAATTCTCTTAAGGGATATCTCCCCGGCCGGGACCCGCGTGTCCTCTTAAAACAGATAACGGGCTGCGGCATCGACCCCGCAAGACGGGCAGAGACCCTTACCATGGATGAGTTCCTGAGGCTTGCGTCGATCCTTGAGGTTGACAAGCCTGAAACGGATTGA
- the panC gene encoding pantoate--beta-alanine ligase, whose amino-acid sequence MEVITTVREMQERSDALRGAGRTIALVPTMGFLHEGHLELMRAGKYHADELIISIFVNPTQFGPAEDLDKYPRDTEGDLQKARDSGVDIVFMPSVEEIYPDHFQTRVQVENLPQHLCGLSRPGHFDGVATVVAKLFNITKPHLAVFGQKDYQQLAIISRMVMDLNMDIRILGVPTVREPDGLAMSSRNTYLSQEERASALCLKESIDLARDLFQGGENRAKAVADAVRSLILGHPFTDIDYVALCDPVTLDDVDVLQEEVLLALAVRVGKTRLIDNCLLRKASNR is encoded by the coding sequence ATGGAAGTGATAACAACCGTTCGAGAAATGCAGGAGAGATCCGATGCATTGCGCGGCGCAGGGCGGACCATCGCCCTGGTGCCGACCATGGGGTTTCTCCATGAGGGCCACCTGGAATTAATGCGGGCAGGGAAGTACCACGCGGATGAACTGATCATCAGCATCTTTGTCAACCCGACCCAGTTCGGGCCGGCCGAGGACCTCGACAAATATCCGAGGGATACGGAGGGCGACCTTCAAAAGGCCCGTGACTCTGGAGTCGACATCGTCTTCATGCCATCGGTTGAAGAGATATATCCGGATCATTTCCAGACCCGGGTCCAGGTCGAAAATCTCCCACAGCACCTCTGCGGCCTTTCCAGACCCGGCCATTTTGACGGGGTTGCCACGGTCGTTGCCAAGCTGTTCAATATCACCAAACCCCATCTGGCGGTTTTCGGGCAGAAGGACTATCAGCAGCTGGCAATCATCAGTCGGATGGTCATGGACCTCAATATGGACATCCGGATCCTGGGTGTTCCCACAGTGCGCGAACCGGATGGTTTGGCCATGAGTTCCAGAAACACCTATCTAAGCCAGGAAGAACGGGCGTCTGCCCTCTGCCTGAAAGAATCAATCGATCTGGCCCGGGATTTATTCCAAGGCGGCGAGAACAGGGCGAAGGCCGTTGCTGATGCGGTCAGGTCTCTCATCCTGGGCCATCCCTTTACCGATATCGATTATGTTGCCCTCTGCGATCCGGTCACCCTGGACGATGTGGATGTCCTCCAAGAAGAAGTCCTCCTGGCCCTGGCCGTTAGGGTGGGTAAGACCCGGCTTATCGATAACTGCCTGCTTCGAAAGGCTTCAAACCGATAA